The genomic window ACAGCTGCCAGCTCGGGGGGCCTGAAACCAGGCAGCACCGGCCCCCCTCCGGCTGGAGGACCCTATGAAGCACCCCGGagaccctcctcccctcctgctcAGGGCCGTTACCTGGACCAGCCGACCAGGGGGGGCGCGGCGCAGGCCAGAGCCATGACCCAGGTGAAGGCGACGCCCATGATGGCGTGGTTCTCTCCGAAACGGAAGTTGCTCATGGGCTTGCACACCACCACGTACCGCTCGATGGCCAGGACCACCAAGGACCACAGGGCGATTTCACCTGCAAGGCGGCCGCTGTCAGCCAACCCGCCACGTGGCTGGACCTGTCTGTCTGAGGAGGAGGTGTGCTCCTCccggggatggggaggggggccgACCAGGAAGGCACCGGGGAGCAGTCCTGGAGTGCAGACTTAAGGAGCAGAGGGTCTGGACACGGACGAGGGGAGGTGGCAGGGCAGACGGGCCGATACACCACATGGAGGAACTCCCAGGAAGGTTAGTGCAGCCAGAGCTCCGGGTTCGCGGGGAACATGGCAATCAGCTCGCAGGGTCATGGCTGAGAGCTGGGAGCCCAGTGGGGAGTTTTCACAGAACAGTGTGTCCTTTGTGGGGCCACCGGCAGAGTTCCAGGCACAGGGGATGGCAGAGGCAGCAGGAGCCAGAGGGGGAGGCCTCCCTTTCCTCCTGGGCAGCGGGCCTCTTGCCACCAGGGACATGGAACACCCTGGGCATGGGTGACCCTCTCTCGGGAGCCAGGGACCCGGAGAGTGTTTTgctcagagggaggaggaggaatgaTAATGACGGGGTTCAGACCATCTGCCCTGCACATCACCCCCAGAAACTCAGGAGGGAGGTGGCCGTGGGGTTTACCAACCGGGGCATTTCTGAGAGTGAAAGGGAACGCTAGTGGATACTCCAGGCCCACGGTTGTCCCAGAGGCATGCCCACCTGTGGGCGGCACCCTTCTGGCCTGAGACTGGGGGATCGTGGTCATTCAGCAATGGCCAGCGCCCCAGGAACAGGGCTGAGGCAGGGCCTGGACACACgtgggagagaggagacagagcaTCCTGTGGCTGGTGCGGGCTCTCTCCGCCCCCAGGCTTTGTGACGATGACCTCCCGCGTCTCCTGCTTGCCCGAGAGGCCATGTCCCCGCCGGGGGACTCTCCTGGGTCTGAGCCAGGAGCCCCAGGCTCTGGGCACTGGCCTGCCACGTtcctgagtcaactcttctcctcTGCACGCTGCAGTTTTCTTATCGGCTAAACGGGATCTATTCACCCGttttttagtgaaaatattttaaaagcatggcTCACAGCAACACAGATCACCTCACCGGGTCTACTGTCTCCCTGTGAATGGACTCCTCAAGGGACTCCTCAAGGCAGAAAGCCTTCAAGCAGAGCAGAGAGCCTGGAGGCGGGCTGGGATGGAGTCAGAGAGAAGCCGGGGAGAGACCACACCCGGCGCCCAGTGCAGGCAGAGACCGGTGCCTGGAGGACTGAGGACTCTCATCCTGCCCCAGGCTGGGGCCCTGAGCACAGGCATCCGTGTCCAGCTCTCTCTCCCCGGGACCCGGTGTGGGTCTTGCCCAGCCCTGCTGCTCCAAGGGGAGCAGAACCATGGCCTGAGGGGCCGCAGAGACATAGGCTTGCAACTCGGCCTTGCCAGAGACTGCCTGCGACCCCAGCGAGGCCCCAGACTCCTCTCATCTGTCTCCTGGCTGGAGGGCGAGACAACGACCCCAGTGCCAGTGAGATCACGTGCTCGGCACCCGCTCTCCACCAACGCCGGGCAATCTCGTCATCGCTTATACAGCGTTTATTGACTGAGTAAGGGAGGGCTTTGGCTCACGGGCTCTCGTCCACCATCCGCAAGGCTGGGGctgtccccacacccccacccccgccacaccCAAGCTCCTGGCTcctgaatacacacacacccctcgcCCAGCCCACCGCACCCAGCTCATACCGCCCAGGGTGGCAAAGAAGCCCTCCAGGTTGCAGCCCGTGGGCCCAAAGACGAAGTATCCATGCAGAGAGGTGTAGAGGGTGGTGGTGAAGCCCCCGAAGACCATGAAGAGGTCGGCCACGGCCAGGTTGAGCAGGATGTAGTTGAGGGGTGTGCGCAGCTTCTTGTGCTGGACCGTGACGTAGAGCGTGAGGAAGTTGATGGGGAAGCCGAGCACGATCAGCAGGAACATGTAGGCGGCCAGCATGGAGAACTGCCACGGCTCAGCCAGGTAGTACTGCGGGGCCTCGAAGGGGCTGCGCACCACGCCCGTCTTGTTGGAGAAAGGCACGTAGAAGTTCGGGCCCTCGGTCCCGTTCATGGCTGCGGCCCTTGCGGCTGTCCACCGGCGGCGTGAACCCGGGGATGATTCTGAGGCCGGAGCTCAGCCACACGGGGCTCCGGCTGGATGACTCCGGGCTCCGACTGCCCCCCCAGGCCCTTATAAAGTGACCTCCTCTCCCTAAGCTCCCGGCTGAATCAGCACCTCAGAGATTGGGGGCGTTATTAATCATATTAATCCTCACTGCTGCAACGAGGGGCCTAAttggcttccaggtggggccaaGGTGACTCCAGGTGGAAGGCTGTGGTCGGGGAGAAGGGGCGCGTGCTGGGGACCCTGGGAAAGAGTGGAGGCCTGCCCCCAACTTCCCTGTCCCCCTGTCACATCAGCTGATGGCCCTGGCCTGGCACTGGGACCCCTAGCTCCAGGCCCACTTCCCTCTGGCTCAGGGCAGGCAAACTTTGCCTTCCTCCCGCCTGGCCCACGAGCTCCCGGAGGGCAGAGCGCTATCATCCCCTCACTCAGCCCCTGAGCCGTCCCTTCCCCACCTGGGTCACCTCTGGGCTTATCCAGTCACCACACACTGGCAGTGCCCACCGGCCAGGTCATGAGCTTCACAAGTGCAGCAGGGCGCTCCGAGGACCGGACACAAGCCCCACGTTGCCCAGGAGCTCAAAAAGCATTTGTTCCCTTGAACTGGAGTTTACTCACTCACTTGTTCAAACCGACATTTATGTGCAGGCCACTGGGGGACCCGAGGCTCCTCCTTGTGGGAAGACCCGCTCCCGACCCGGGGAGGGGAGGCCACCTATCTGCAGAGACATCCAGGGGgacaatgtgttgagggaggggcGCTTTGCCAGGTTGCCAAGTGGGGAAGTCAGCATAGACTGAAGACAGAGGACCGGCGAAGGCCCAAGGCCAGTCTGGGGTATGGGCCCTCATGGGCTGGGGTCAGCTGGGGTGGGGCTTAGTGCCAGGGGCTTTGTCCAGGGGAACTTGGGCAGATCGTGGGGAGAGGAAGGTGGCTCAAAAGCCCTCAAGGATGAGCTGAAGGGAGCGATGGTGGAGGCAGGGACCAGGGCAGAGGGGACCAGAGCGGGGAGGGGACAGAAGCTCTTAGGGCTCCTGAGCAGGGCCTTGCCTCCAGGAGGTGAACAGGGACAAGCCTGTGCCAGGCGCCAGATCCCTGTGGTGAGCGAGGAGGTGTGGTCCCGGGAGCTCCCGTGTGAAGGGGAGATGGGCCCTAGGAACAGCACACGGACCGCGGCCTGGGACTGGGGTCAGGCTGGGCTGGGGCCGTGGCCCTTGGGTGCCCTGTGATCGGCAAGCCGTGATGGTGTATCCCAGAAAAGCAGGACGAGCTCAGGGTGCGAATGAGGGCCCCCATCTACAATAGGATCGTGAGGACCTCCTCCCAGGAGTGAAGTGGGGTTGCGGGCAGCCTGGCCTTCGGGGTCCTCAATGACCACGGTCCAGCCATGACTTGTATCCAGCACCGTGTTCTACACAAGATACTCCAAGTTCTGGGGAACATGGTGGACAAGAAGGACCAAGCCCCTGCCTGTAGGACATGCCCTTCCgtgggggcaggaaggggcccCCACAAACCATGAAACAAACGACAATGGAGACTGTTCAGATGGTGACATCCTCCCGATACACACTCGCCTGGAGCTGCCCACGAAGGCCTCTCTGAGACCTCGAGGATGGAAAGGGCCCTAAAGGGTGGAGCTATCCAAGGAGAGAGAGCGGccaatgcaaaggccctgaggcagggaaCGCAAGGCCGGCCAGGAAGCATCCCAGTGTCCGAGACCTCCGTTGCTGAAGCTCCCTTGTGCTGTCTCTCTTCCCACCTGGGATGTCTATACCTCTCTGCTCAGAAACGTGCCCCCTTCCCTGCAGCCCACCTGGGGCTCCAGAGCCCTGCTGTCCCGGGAAGCAGGCAGCGTCAGGACTTgcatggggagcctggtggtgtgTGCGCTGGGGGGAAGGAGCAAGGGGCAGGCAGGCGTGGCGGGTGGGTGGGGTGTGGCTGCTCAAGGTGTAAGGTGCTTGGCCCAGTGATTAGGCCCATCGCTAAAGAGGTCAAGGTGAAGAGTTTGATTCTGACACGGCCCCTGCTGGCCAGACAGAGGGACAGACGATGGACTTCCTGGGTCAAGACCAGCACGCGCAGCCCTGCCCTGGCCAGGCTGAGCCCCCGACCCTCAAACTCATGGCCTTGCTTGTTACCCCCTAACGCTTATGACAACCTGGAAGCTTTTAATTCCTATTCTGTTCATGGGTCTCCTAGGCTGTACCTTGAGcccaggggtgggctggggtctgTCTTGCTCATCACAGGGCCCCAGAGCCCAGCTCAACACACAGCAGGTGCACGTAAATCGTTTCCCTTACTTCtgaggtccccaacctttttggcaccaggaccAACTTCGTGGAAGATAATTTTCCCACGGACCAGGGGTTGGGaggggggatggttttgggatgattcaagtgcattacatttattgtgcactttatttctaatctagcACTGCCGCTGATCTCCCACCAAGTACCATAGGTCCAcagcctggaggttggggacccctgccctacTTGAATGAGCTGGGATTTCTGTTTGGTACCTGGGGCCTGGCACATGACAGGTGCCCAAGGACTGTCTGTAGACTGAGCGGATGCATCTAGGTTATCAAAGGAAGTGCTGACTTTCTCTAAGACTCAGGTCCaccctctgttcagttcagttcagtcgctcagtcgagtccaactccttgcaaccccatgaactgcagcacgccagtcctccctgtccatcaccaactcctggagtccacccaaacccatctccatcgagtcagtgatgccatccagccatctcatcctctgtcgtccccttctcctcctgcccccaatccctcccagcatcagggtcttttccaatgagtcaactcttcacgtgaggtggccaaagtattggagtttcagcttcagcatcagtccttccaatgaacactcaggactgatctcctttaggatggactggttggatcttcttgcagtccaagggactctcaagagtcttctccaacaccacagctcaaaagcatcaattcttcggcactcagctttctttaccatcCAACTCTCGGGTCCatctatgactactggaaaaaccatagccttgactagacggacctttgttggcaaagtaatgtctctgcttttgaatatgttatctaggttggtcataactttccttccaaggagtacgcgtcttttaatttcatggctacaatcaccatctgcagtgattttggagccccaaaaaataaagtctgacactgtttccccatctatttcccatgaagtgatgggaccagatgccatgatctagttttctgaatgttgagctttaagccaactttttcactctccttcttcactttcatcagaggctttttagttcctcttcactttctgccataagggtggtgtcatctgcatatctgaggttactgatatttctcccggcaatcttgattccagcttgtgcttcttccagcccagtgtttctcatgatgtactctgcatataagttaaataagcagggtgacaatatacagccttgacgtactccttttcctatttggaaccagtctgttgttccatatccagttctaactaaatatgctatctaggttggtcataactttccaccCTCTGTGAAAGAGTCTAAGAGTCCACTCTTTCAGGGTGGGGAGATGGGGGGTTAAAGGTCATCCCTGACATGATGGACATCTGCTCTGTAATGCAAGATagacaattaaaaacaaagaatgctTTTTTGTTTGGAAGAACGGACTCACAGAACGACAGGAAGGTCGTTAGAAGTCACCTACTCTGACCCTTCTTTGCAGGTGGGGAGACCAAGGCCCCCAGTCCATAGGGGGTCACCCAGGTCACCCAACATGCCCGCCTGGCTACTCCTGCCCCAAAGGAGCTCTCAGGAAGACCATCCATCATCCACAGTGGGGTGCCAGTGACAAAAGCGGGTTGCACTGGGGTGCTGACAAGGGCCTGACTCAGTTGTTCAGGCCTGGGCAGCAGTGGCAGGGGTGGCACTGGGCTCAGTCGCCAAGAGAATCTGGAAAGACCTGTCGCCCCCCTCAGTTCGCTGGGACTAGGAAGCTCCAGGATCCACTCCCACCTGCAGGGCAAAGCTGCCCGCTGTCCCGTCTGGGCCCGGCTCACAGACCTACAGACCCGAGGAGTAGGTACCCCCGTTCTCCCACAAGGGACCGTGGCTGTCGGCCACGAGGCTGGGGGCAGCCCAGGCCTCCCTTCCCTGAGCCTGTTTCCTGCCGGGACCAGTGACCCTTGCTGACAGTGTCCCCCGCTtctgcgcgcgcgcgcgtgtgtgtgtggtaagtcccttcagtcgagtccgactctgtgagaccctctggactgcaggccgccaggctcctctggctatggcattctccaggctagaacacgggagtgggtggccaggccctcctccagcggaccttcccgacccagggatggaacttgcatctctttcatcccctgcactggcaggcgggtgctttaccactagcgccacctgggaaccctccTGAGAACCTGGTTCAGTCCACAGCCGTGGAGGGCCCCTCCAGCTCTCAACCTGCATTTCCCACTTGGTACCCAACACTGCCAGCCGCATCTGACTTGTCTCTCAACTGCCTGCCCATCCCAGAGTAGGTGCTCGATGAACAAGTGTCCAGGGGAGGGACAGCTCCTCCCAGCCCCACGGGGAGGCCTTCGTGCCTCTGACCACTGGGGAAACCAGCTTCCTCAGCAGAGCTGGGTAGAGGCGGGGGGTCCAGCCTTCCACTTGAGCTCTGCTGTCCCCACTGCCGGCAGGCTAGAAGGACGCTGGGATTGCACGGAGGACCAAGCGCAGTGTGGATGACCTTCTGAGCCTCCGCCCCTCTCAACCAGGCAGGCGCAGAACAGGCTGTGAGGGGCGGTGAGCGGTGGGGCTGGGGCGTGGTTGGTTGGTCTCTgcttccccagcccagcccctctgGGAGGCCAGGTGTGGCGAAGGATTAGAGCTTAGCGGGCAGCGGTGCGCAAATAGCTCTTAAGCCTCTGCGTGGAGGTGCTGCTTGGTCAGCAGCCTCCTCTCCATGCCACCCCCCAGCTCccctcactgctgagccacctgcgTCACCACAGTGAGGCCGAGTGAGGCCTGAGACAACTCAaggggggaagaggagaggagagaccgGCTCTGCGCTTTCCACTGcctctcctcccgcctccccctccccagcgTCTGGCCAatgctggggcctggggccatgGAGGTGAATCCTAGGCCACTCCCTGTCTCCCCTCCTGGTCTCCCCTCAAGGAGCTCCCGGTCTTCAGGGGCAGCAGCCACGGGGGAAAACGGATAACCTGGAGAGGTGGAAAAACGCTCCTGCCTCAGAAACATCggggccaggagggaggggacagctgGGCCAAGGCTCCCGGCTGGTGAAGAGGCGCTGGGGCCCCGGGCTGGGGTAGCAAGGGAGGCCGGGGGTCTGGGCACTAGGTGGCAGCCAGCGGGGCCGCTGAAGCTATGACAGGCAGGGCAGTGGCATGCTGGAGCCCATTCTGATGTCCTAGGGTCTGGAGGAAGGCATCAGGATGTGCTTGGGCAAGTGCTGGGCCAGGGTGGGAGCCCCGCCTGGAGGCGGCCCCTCTGCCCGGGCTCCTGCCTATCTGACGGAGGGGCTGGCCTGTGCAGAAGGCCGTCTGATGCCTGCCCACCTGTCCAGGAGCCACGAGGGGCCCCCGGCTTCAGCAGCCTGCCTGAAGGTGGATGCGGATGTCGGCGGGCTGGCTGAGGCTGGGCTCGAGCTGGGGCCACCTGAGGTCTGGCCCGGGGGCTCTTTCTGGCCGCCCAGTCCCCTCTTCCTTACCTCCTCCTTCCAGGAACAGAGAACAGTGCTGAGGACCTGGAGACAGGTCTGGATGCAGTCGCAGCCGGAACCGCGTCTCGGCGGCCCAGCCTGCGGCCACCGCTCCTCTGTCGGGGCCCCATGTCCTCGTGGGGAGACGGGGCGTCTCAGGATGCCCGCGGGTGAGGCCTTTCCTTCCTCGCCTTCCTCACTGTGGCCTGCAAGGGGGATGGTCACCAACACAGACCGAGGCTGGGACCTCAGTGTCAGAGCTGGAGGGGTCTCTTGTACAGATGGGCCAACAGCGGTGGAGAGAGGGCTGGACCTGGCCACGGCCCTGCCCAGTAAGGACAGAAGGGGAGCAGGACGCGGCGCTCATACGCAAAGGCAGTGCCTGCCTGTGACCCTGTCTTGGctccataaatatttcataaacgGAAGAAAAGAGAATGTTCCCGAGCCTCAGTCTCAGCATGTGTCCAGTGGGCACCCTTGAAGACGCCAGAGGGTTATAGAAGACAAATGCATGGAAAACCCTCACTCGGGGCCAGACTTAACAGGGAGCTCGGACTCAGGCCTCTGGAGCTCAGCTCCTCTGGGGTGGCAGCACCAGGCATGGCAAGGCTGCGAGGATGCCCGCTGGAGTTTCAGGctgggcccctcccccacctctagCCGGCCATCTGATCTGTCGCTGTGATTGACGCCTgttcggtgggggggggggctgtttgctccctctcctctttcccagcCACATGCGAGTGATTTCAGCTCAAGCAACGTGCTAATGGAAATCCTAACACATTAATAAATGTTTAGCACGCGAGAGAGCATGCATGATCGTAAGTAATTAAGACGCTCAACGGAGGAGTTCTGTTGGCACAACTGTCtggctccatttctttcttttcctccgtCACCTCCTGAGAGAGCTGCAGAgggcgggaggggggagggggcggggccaggggccAGCCCTGGACTCACCCCCGGGGGGCCCCCCTGCAGCCACTGCCCTATCCTAAAGTCTTCATCCCTCCCTTTGGAGGGGACCTTTGCCCCACTCGGCCCGCCTCACGGATGCCCTGCAAAAGATCAGTATCTAATCACCCGGCTGGTTTTCCACAtgttccctggcagcccagtccCCCTCTTCCTGCCATCAGGACTTTGCATAAAGCCCTGGACTGCTTGCTGCCTTCTTGGCAGGGACCGGGGAGGAGGGTGAAGGGAGAGGCCTTGGGGAAGGAAGGACAGACCCCAGCACCTCCGCCCACCCGAGGCTGCAGAATGGGAAGTCACCCGCCCTCCGTCACAGAGCTGAGTGAGAACCGAGCCAGCATATGAAGCGTGGCTGGTATAGAAGAAGGTCCCCAATAAACGTCAGCTCCCTTCCCCAGCTTCTCATCTGCCCTCAAGCTGCCAAATCAGACGCTTGCTGACGCTCAGGGGATGGGCCCTTCCTGGAACCTCATGCGGGACCCACCTGCTCCAGGAGCTGCAGGAAGGGGCAAGCTCAGGCCACGTGGAGGACCAGGGAGCAGCTGGGGAGGACTGAGGGCCTGGTCCCAGTTGGGAAGTAGAGGGTGGACTCCATAGGCCCCGGGAGCAGCCCTGTTAGCCACCTTCTTTAGAGCCAGGTATCTCATCTTCTCCTTGAGATGGAGCCCCATTccgccaaaataaataaataaataaatatatttaaaaaaaaaaaaacctgttcccCTACCATTCCCATATTGCCATTTTCAATTAGATTAGATTTTAAGAGCACACAAATGTAATGTTCCTCTCGGatcaaattagaaagaaaaacaggtgCACTTTTGCATAAGGAAATTAAGTTGCAGACAATATGAAGATTTGCTAAAATGCAGACACTGATGAAAATAAGTAGCCCTTTTATTTGTAATTATTGAGGCAATCTGTTCGCAAAGTATACATGTGAACGGTCTGACAGATCCGTGGACTCCGGCAGACTGCCGCAAACAACTCCGAGCCGTTCTGAAACGAacagattttctctctctctctctctcttagaaaatatatattcgttctctcctccatctcctggtgCTATTCACAAGACACAAAATGCCATAAATAGGAGTTTCATGGTTATACAAGGCCCCTAAGATACACACTCGATCGGGGCAGAAGACACAGTCTGACAGTTTAACTCTTCCTTCAATGGCCCCGCGACGGGCAGCGGCTGGGCAGGGCGGCGGTCCTCTGGGGGCTGGTCAGGGGCTGGGGTCGTCCACGCGCCGCCGGCAGTAGGGGCAGCAGGTgtgctgaagcagcagcagctcatagtCCTCCGAGTGGAACATCTGGGGAGAGATGGCCGTGACCCCGCAACCCTGGGCGCTCCGCAGCCCCGAGCCAGGCGGGGACCACCGCCCTGCTAAGGGCAGGTGGCTTGGCAGTGAGTCGGGGCCAGAAGTACCAAGTCCCGCCCACCCTTGTCTGAGGACCACAGGGAGCTGGGGAAGGTCCGAGGCCCCTTCTACCCGAAGCGCAGTTCACAGGAACATCACGCTGGCCGGCCCCCCTGGGTGAAGCGCACGTACAAGGAGCACAAGGTCAAGGGGCAAATCCACAGCAGATGGTCCAGGGATgcctgggaggctggggaggcgACTAAGGACAGCCAAGCCTCTCCTCCAGCCCGGGAGCCCTGGCCTTAGCCGCTGAGGGACATGTGTGCTGCCCCCATGCCGGGCCTCCCTACGGGGCCCATCCGGGAAGcgcagcagcagctggagggaAGGACCCCGGGACCATGCGTGGGCGGTACCTGGAAGCAGGAGGGGCACATGGTGATGGAGGCGTCGGGCAGCAGGGAGCGGAAGTACTGCCACTGCAGGGGCGGCGGCCAGCGCTTGATGAGGACGTCCCGCCGGCTCATGGAGCGCAGCACGGAGCGGCTCACTACCACGGGCACGAACTCCGAGCCACCTTGCTGCAGGCCGGGCAGGGAGAGCGAATGGGGCCTCGCTCAGCCGCCGGGGGTACACGCCGCCCCACAGAGGGCCCCCGAGCCCTCCCCTTCCAGTCTGGTCCCTCGGGAGAACCCAGCTGGCCATCTCTGTGACTGgaagcccacctccctcccctgggGGCCCCAGGGGGAGTGTGCGGAGGAAAGGGACCTGAGCCAGGCCTTGGGCGGGGGGCCGGGGGGGTCTCAACAGCCCGTCACTCAGGGGTGCCCGCACCTCAAAGCTCAGCTTGGCCGTGAAGGGGTCGTCTTCCCCCACGGAGTCCATGCTCTCGTCCAGCCTCAGGGTCTGGGCATCTGGGGGGCACTGGTCAAGGACGGGGCCTGAGGCCGAGGGAGAGCCCCCCCCCACCCGAAGCATTGAGACTCACAGGGCTGGGGGCTCCCTTTGGGCCAGTGTAGGACCCTCCCCATGGCTCAGGGAAGCATAGCAAGGCGCGCGAGTGGCTTTCCCCATGGAGGAGATGCCTGCTCACATGGAGCCCAGCACACAGGttggggaggtggtggggggctCTGAGGGCTTCTGCTGTGGCCCctcaagacccaacacagcccacAAAGGCCGCTGAGACGCAGCGTGGGAGCCAAGGCCTGTGGGCTGCAGGGCTGGACCAGGTATGACAGGCCTGGCGGCAAGCCACAGCCCCTAGCACAGCCAGCAGCTCCTGGAGGGTCTCCCCACAGCTGCTGGGCAGCCTTGCAGACCCTCCTCGCAGAGTAGGGTGGGCACTCCTGGGGATCCCAGGGCCGGCCAGCCCGGGCTGGAGGTGCCCAGGGAGCCACCCCCTTGGCCAGGCCTCCACCCCCCGGGGAAGGGAGGCTGCGGGTGCCAGGTCAGGGCAGGCCGTGCCCCACAGCAGCCACACCCCA from Capricornis sumatraensis isolate serow.1 chromosome 10, serow.2, whole genome shotgun sequence includes these protein-coding regions:
- the RHO gene encoding rhodopsin; translation: MNGTEGPNFYVPFSNKTGVVRSPFEAPQYYLAEPWQFSMLAAYMFLLIVLGFPINFLTLYVTVQHKKLRTPLNYILLNLAVADLFMVFGGFTTTLYTSLHGYFVFGPTGCNLEGFFATLGGEIALWSLVVLAIERYVVVCKPMSNFRFGENHAIMGVAFTWVMALACAAPPLVGWSRYIPEGMQCSCGIDYYTLKPEVNNESFVIYMFVVHFSIPMIVIFFCYGQLVFTVKEAAAQQQESATTQKAEKEVTRMVIIMVIAFLICWLPYAGVAFYIFTHQGSDFGPIFMTIPAFFAKTSSVYNPVIYIMMNKQFRNCMLTTLCCGKNPLGDDEASTTVSKTETSQVAPA